The following DNA comes from Excalfactoria chinensis isolate bCotChi1 chromosome 5, bCotChi1.hap2, whole genome shotgun sequence.
GGCACTGGTCTCATAGAAGTCCATTCCGTACTCCCGGGCAAGCTGTGAGGCAAAGGGCTCGGCGGTGCCCGTGGGATTTTGGGGCGAGGGGTCAGCCCCCATTTCTCACCATCGTCCCCCCCCACagcccttctgctcccagcactggggCAGACGGACGGTCCCATGGGGTGCAAATTCTGGTCATGcattggggtggggggcacTGGGCGTTTAGGGGAGGCTGGAGGTGGGGTTGCATTTGGAGGGAGATGTTGGGTGATGCTGGGGGGAGCACAGGGGTGCAGCAGGTTCTGGGGGGGGTCCTGGTGCCCTGGAGGGACCCTGGCCACGCAGGGGGTGTCACCCCCCCAGCTCACCTGCAGCCCTTGCTCTTTGGCCACTTGCCTCTTGTGTTCCTCGTCCGCTTTGTTCCCAATGAGGATCTTTTGGACGCCATCGGGTGCATACTaagaaaaagaggggggggggagaagggggaaaagagcACATCAGCACCTCTCACCTCACCTATAAGCGAGGGTGACCCCCCCCTCCGAGCCCCCACCTCGTCCACGTCGCTGGCCCACTTGACGATGTGCTGGTAGGAGCGCTCACTGCTGATGTCATACACCAGGAAGATGCCCTgcaggaaaggcagcagggaagtgggggtggagggggagggatggggcagcacttTGACCTccccgtgcctcagtttctcccCCTTGTGCTCCTATTACCTGTGCCCGCCGGTAGTACTGCTTGGTGATGGTCTGGTACCGCTCCTGCCCTGCCGTGTCCCTGAGGGCAcggaggggggtgggggggttatTCCTCACCCCATGCCTCAGCTGAACCCCGGGGTGGGGGGCACCATGGgatgcagccccccccccccagtgaCTCACCAGATCTGGATGCGCACCTTGATGCCATCCACCTCAATCGTCTTCATCTTGAAGTCCACCCCTGGATGGGAAGAGGGCAGCTTTATCACCATTATTTTGTTCCTGTGGGGGTGGGACTGTTCCGTGCCCCCTCCCTACATACAGCCGGGACCAGGAATGCCCCCCCGCAGCCCTTTTCAGCCCTCCTGGCCCACAGCAATGTGCTGTGCCACACACTGAGCCCCCGCGGAGCTCCTTCCCCTGCCCTCCGATGCTCCCAGCAccgcagctccctgctgctccccatccccagcGTGGTGGCTCCCGGTGCTCCCGCTCTCCCCGCTGTTTCCTGGTGCCGCGATGCTCCCGGTTTCCCGTTTCCCCATAGCTTCCATCTCCCCGTTTTCCCAATCCTCCCAGCTCCCGCTTTCCAGGTTCCCCGGTTCTCCCAGCCCCCAATTTCTCCTCTTCCTGGTCCTCCCACCTCCCGGTGCTCCCA
Coding sequences within:
- the RAB15 gene encoding ras-related protein Rab-15 isoform X1, which produces MAKQYDVLFRLLLLGDSGVGKTCLLCRFTDSEFHPAHISTIGVDFKMKTIEVDGIKVRIQIWDTAGQERYQTITKQYYRRAQGIFLVYDISSERSYQHIVKWASDVDEYAPDGVQKILIGNKADEEHKRQVAKEQGLQLAREYGMDFYETSACSNLNIKESFTRLTELVLQAHRKELEGLRTATAPPELAQLEEDEQQIPGGNDNPKNCWC
- the RAB15 gene encoding ras-related protein Rab-15 isoform X2, whose product is MKTIEVDGIKVRIQIWDTAGQERYQTITKQYYRRAQGIFLVYDISSERSYQHIVKWASDVDEYAPDGVQKILIGNKADEEHKRQVAKEQGLQLAREYGMDFYETSACSNLNIKESFTRLTELVLQAHRKELEGLRTATAPPELAQLEEDEQQIPGGNDNPKNCWC